DNA from Triticum aestivum cultivar Chinese Spring chromosome 7D, IWGSC CS RefSeq v2.1, whole genome shotgun sequence:
caagataagatgcataaaagataaacatcacatgcaatcaatataagtgatatgatatggccatcatcatcctgtgcttgtgatctccatctccgaagcaccgtcatgatcaccatcgtcactgacgcgacaccttgatctccatcgtagcatcgttgtcgtctcgccaactattgcttctacgactatcgctaccggttagtgataaagtaaagcaattacagggcgattgcattgcatacaataaagcgacaaccatatggctcctgccagttgccgataactcggttacagaacatgatcatctcatacaataacatatagcatcacgtcttgaccatatcacatcacaacatgccctgcaaaaacaagttagacgtcctctactttgttgttgcaagttttacgtggctgctacgggctgagcaagaaccgttcttacctacgcatcaaaaccacaacgatagttcgtcaagttagtgctgttttaaccttctcaaggatagggcgtagccacactctgttcaactaaagttggagaaactgacacccgccagccacctgtgtgcaaagcacgtcggtagaaccagtctcgcgtaagcgtacgcgtaatgtcggtccgggccgcttcatccaacaataccgccgaaccaaagtatggcatgctggtaagcagtatgacttgtatcgcccacaactcacttgtgttctactcgtgcatataatatcaacgcataaaaccaggctcggatgccactattggggaacatagtaatttcaaaaaaaatcctacgcacaggcaagatcatggtgatgcatagcaacgagaggggagagtgtgtccacgtaccctcgtagaccgaaagcggaagcgttagcacaacgcggttgatgtagacgtacgtcttcacgatccgaccgatcaagtaccgaacgcaccacacctccgagttcagcacacgttcaactcgatgacgtccctcgaactccaatccagccgagctttgagggagagttccgtcagcacgacggcgtggtgatgatgatgatgttctaccgtcgcagggcttcacctaagcaccgctacaatatcaccgaggtggattatggtggaggggggcaccgcacacggctaagagatccaagggatcaattgttgtgtctctagggggtgcctccctccccgtatataaaggagtgaaggagCGGGAGGGGGCCgtccacccttggcgcgccccatgaggagtcctactcccaccgggagtaggactccccccatccatgttggagtaggagaggagagggaaggagagagagggggaaaggaaagtggggggccgcccccctccttgtccaattcggacttaggggggaggggcgcgcggctgccccttggccgcctctcctcttccaccacttgggcccatgaggcccaataacctcgaggggggggggggttccggtatatatccgataacccccggaaccattccggtgtccgaatatagtcgtccaatatatcaatcttcatgtctcgaccatttcgagactcctcgccatgtccgtgatcacatcccggactccgaactaccttcggtacatcaaaacacataaacttataatataatcgtcatcgaactttaagcgtgcggaccctacgggttcgagaactatgtagacatgaccgagacacgtctccggtcaataaccaatagcggaacctggatgctcatattggctcccacatattctacgaagatctttatcggtcaaaccgcataacaacatacgttgttccctttgtcatcggtatgttacttgcccgagattcaatcgtcggtatcccaatacctagttcaatctcgttaccggcaaggctctttactcgttccgtaatacatcatcccgcaactaactcattagttgcaatgcttgcaaggcttaagtgatgtgcattaccgagtgggcccagagatacctctccgacaatcagagtgacaaatcctaatctcgaaatacgccaacccaacaagtaccttcggagacacctgtagagcacctttataatcacccagttacgttgtgacgtttggtagcacacaaagtgttcctccggtaaacgggagttgcataatctcatagtcataggaacatgtataagtcatgaagaaagcaatagcaacacactaaacgatcaagtgctaagctaacggaatgggtcaagtcaatcacatcattctcctaatgatgtgatcccgttaatcaaatgacaactcatgtctatggttaggaaacataaccatcttcgattaacgagctagtcaagtaaaggcatattagtgacactctgtttgtctatgtattcacacatgtattatgtttccagttaatacaattctagcatgaataataaacatttatcatgatataaggaaataaataataactttattattgtctctagggcatatttccttcagtttttattttctttcaaaACAAATCATTTTTTCTTTTATAATTATAAATATGTGGAACCGAGTAAAAATGAAAAAAGAGACTAATTTAAAAACGCATCATTTAGTAAAGAAAATATTAAATTTGTGTTTTGAAAAAATCATAGTATATTAAAAATTCACCATTTATTATGAAATTTGATCACACATAAAAAATGATGAAAGTATATTAAAAATATTCAAAAATATATTTGGTGTGTATTttaaaatgttcaccatatattaAAAATGGTTATAGTAGATAAAACTATATAataaataaaatagcgaaaaagaatacaaaagcataaCCTAAATGAGAAAAATAAAATTGAAAATAAATTTAGTAAATAGGTAACAAAAAACCAACACAAAAAAATATCAAAAGAAAATAACCACACAACAATTAGTTAAGCACCAAAACTCAGAAGTCGGCCAGGCCAACTAGCTCAACCTCTATTGGCGGGCGTCAACTAGGATTTGCCAGCCCAGTATCCACCACCGATGGAGGACCGCCATGCGGTGGACGAAAACACTATTTGACGCTCTCTGAGTCAAGGTGCGTCGACTCGCACATATATGGTCAACGAATTGAGCAATGGGCAGCCTAATTTTGCAGTACGCATAGCTTTCTCGTTCTGGTTGTTACCGCACAtgtatttttgtttctttttttcagtttttgctatttattttgattttttctactactttttcttttatttatctaattatttatttattcctataaatcaaaaaaattcaaaactttaaaaaatagaaaacaaattcACTTTTTAAAAAGATGTTTGGTTGATCGTGTCTTACAACAAGTTCACCTTTTGTGAAAAAATGTTCAAACCTTAAAATTTTATTCTAAAAATGCAAAAATTATTTGAAATTTcaaatgttcatcatatataaaAAATTGGAACTTAAAATATTCAAACCTTAAAACAAGTTCACTTTTAATAAAGTTCATAGTATATTAAAAATTCACCATTTATTATGAAATTTCATCACACTTAAAAAATGATGAAAGTatattcaaaaatattcaaaaataAATTTGGTGAGTATTTAAAAAATTTCACCATATATTAAAAAATCGGTTATAGTACATAAAACTATGTAATAAAAAATAGTGAAAAATAAAAAAGTACAAAAACTAAACCTAAAATGAGaataataaaatagaaaagaaatttAATAAATAGATAAAAAAAACAAACATAAAAAATAACATAAGAAATAACCTCACAACAACTAGTTAAGCACCCGAAACTCAGAAGTCCGCCAGGGCAACTAGCTCAACCTCTACTGGCATGGCCTTGAATAGTTGACGCATGCGGGCGTCAACTAGGATTTGCCAGCCCAGTGTCCACCACCGATGGAGGACCGCCATGCGGTGGACGAAAACCCTATTTGACTCTCTCTGCATTAAAGTGCGCCGATTCGCACATCCATGATCGACGAGTTGAGCAATGGGCCAGCCTATTTTGGCAGTACGCTTAGGTTTCTCGTTCTGGTTGTTACCGCACCtgtatttttgtttctttttccagtttttgctatttcttttgattttttctattactcttcctttttatttatttattcctatAAATCATAAAATTTCAAAAAAgaacaaaacttcaaaaaatagaaaaaatcacTTTTTAAAAAGATGTTTGGTTGATCGTGTCTTAAAGTTTACCttttttggaaaatgttcaaaCCTTAAAATTTTATTCTAAAAATGCAAAATTTATTTGGAATTTCAAATGTTTGTTCACGCTTACAAAAAACATCCAGAATTTCAATGTTTGTAAAAAAAgttcagaacttctaaaaaataaaaatattgtaAAAAGATTAGAATTTCAAACAAAATCTCATCTCAAATATTTGTTCATGTAGGAAATTCATATATTTTTTCTGTTTTCCGATGTTTATTCGagtaattcaaaaaattaaatGCTATATTACACGGCATTGTATAGCATACGCTATAATATACGCTACAGAGCAAGGTACGGAATTACGCTATAGAGATCGTTCGATCCAGCGCGAATGGATCGGCAGCCCAGCCTGGGAGGCCATGTGTGGCGCGCTACTGTGTGCCGCAGAATGCAGTGTATAGAGATCAAGCTTTTCTTTTGTATAGAGTTCAACCTGGCAATGGGGATTACCCAGACGGGTATTAGACTCACATCCTCGTCCCCTTAATAGGTTCACAAtgcccctccccccacccccacccgccaATCCCCGCGAGCGCTTGCGGTGATAAAATTTTCTCATCCCCATCTCTGTCGTATTTTCATCCCCTCGCATCTTTACCCTTGTACGCACAAATCCATCTAGGATACCATTCCTACAATCACTAGAAACATTCAAAACTCCCGGCAAAAAAAGAAACATTCAACAACATTTCAAAAGGAAAAACACTATTTCGACACAATAAACAATATAAAGCCTTTTGAGGCGTATGTTGTGGCCAGGTTAGTGCTTTCTTTTGGCCAAATGTCAGGCCGGGTAAAAATTTGGGTTGGTCTGTGAAGAAATTATTTAGGGTCTACTGATGTAGGGCCTACATATAAAACTTTTATAGGTAAAACAGGGAATGGGTACATGTAAATTCTGGATGAGGATCCTCTGACGTATGGTACCCTCCGTTccatcactgacatgtggacccacatgtcagtggtcCAACGACACATAGCGCACGACGAAGGAGGCGCTTCCATACCATCCCATCCTCCTCTTGTCTTATTTGTCGGATGATGTTTCTGCGGCTTTCCCATCCCGATGAAACCAAATCGGCTCCCTACATGTCAGTGGCCCAACGGCACATAGCGCACGGCCGAGGAGCTGTTTCCATAAATTCTATCCCATCATCCTCTTGTCTTATCCGCCGAACGATGGATTTGCGGTCTTCCCATCTGGATCAAGTCGGCTCCCCTCAGAAAAAAAACAAGTCGGCACGCCAGCAGGGTCCAGATTGCCTGTAGCAGCACGGCCGACGGTGTCAATCAGCGGCATCGGCGCCGCCTTCTCTCCTCTCACCGGCGGACGCCGCACGGCGACACGACACGTGCGCGTGCGTCCACGGAAGCTGCCCTGCCGCTGCCGGCAAATTTAACAATTTTGACATGTGGATGAAATCATTTCACAAAATGAACTGCCTCTAAAAAAAATTTCACTCACCTGACCTTTTTTAGTGACGCCCGACACAaagcgccacactacactgtgcagcgcCTCACAGATATGCGCTACATGTctggccagcgtcgcacccgtgtgatccgaaaattactaagtcagtgtgtagcgcctgagagctaggcgccacactatacagtgtagcgcctagcctCTAGGCATTGCACTAGTGATTGCTTCATTTGATaggcaaccactagtgcaacgcctagaggctaggcgctacactgtatagtgtggcgtctagctcttaggcgctgcacattGACTTAGTAATTTTTAGGCAGTCCGGGATGCGACGCTGGCCAGACGTGTAGCGCCTATctatgaggcgttgcacagtgtagtgtggcgccttcgtgtcgggcgccaCTAAAAAAAAGTCAGCTGAGTAATTTTTTTTAGAAGTAGTTCATTTGGgttaaaattgtcaaatttgccgccGCTGCCGACCTCCGCGATCTCATCGGGCACATCATCCAACACGCGCCTCGCTGCCCTCTGCCTGAGCAGTGTGTGCCCGTGTCCTCTGTTTCACACCTTCCACTCCACCGAGCATCTCTCACCCCATCGCTTCCCCGCAACCATCGTGCACCGCTGCAGCCCTGAAGGTGCAAAACAATACCCCGGAAATTTGTACAAGGGGCCAACAAGAAAGGTCTCCTCCCCACCACCCCACCAAGAAACCGAAGTCGTCACACTCGCAGTCACTGGCTCACTCCACTCCGCGCACCCTCACTCTCGCTCGCTCCGTCCGTCTCCGTCCGGCGAGCCCGCCCGCGCCTGCGGCGATGGCCGTGAGCAACAACATCACGGCGTGCCTCAACTTCCTGGCCCTAATCTGCACCATCCCGGTGGTGGCCACGGGCCTCTGGTTCGCCTCCAAGCAGGGCGCCGAGTGCGCGCGGCTGGCGCGCTGGCCCGTGGCCATCCTCggcgtgctcctcctcctcgtcgccctcgCGGGCTTCGTCGGCGCCTACTGGAACCGCCAGGGCCTGCTGGCCGCCTACCTCTTCGCCATGGCGGCCCTCATCACGCTCCTCCTGGCGCTCCTCGTCTTCGCCTTCGCCGTCACCCACGGCTCCGGGGCGTACGACGTGCCCGGCCGCGCCTACCGCGAGTACCGCCTCGAGGGCTTCTCTGGCTGGCTGCGCGGGTATGTTGCTGGGGATCCCCGGCGGTGGGAGGGGATCAGGGCGTGCCTCGTCGCGTCGGACACCTGCAAGAAGCTCACCATGGAGACCGCCTTCTTCATCGCCCCCGAGCAGTTCTACCAGTCCGACCTCTCCCCGCTCCAGGTAGTGCTTACTGATGTTAATTGCTGCAAGTTTCAAGGGTAATCAAAAGTTAAATGCTCGCATTGTAGAATTAATCGGTAAATGTAGGCCTACAGCGTGCTAATTTCTGGGGTCAAATTAGATGACCAATGTGCGTAGGGTTATAATCTGAAGTGGCTACTACAGTACTACTGGTTGGTAACAGGAATCAAATCATAACCATGGTTAGATTAGCTACTATATCTTTCAAAATGTTACAAACTTACATCCATTGATCGACTGCATTGTGGGACATTCATTTTGTTCCTTGATGCAAATGGTCCAAAGTCGAATCAATGCCAGGCAGGCTGATGATTATTTGGGCGCTTAGCGTGCAAGTGCAGGTAGGTCCTGTCCATGTGAGTaccaccagtgaacttgctgaagAAAGAACTGTGATCGAAGTGGAGTCTAGGAGTACATGTGAGAATAGATCCACATAGAAATGTGGGTCAGCGCGCGGAAGCGTGTGATTTAGCCATCCTAGATGATTACCGATTCGAGGTGATGGAAGGTGGAAGCTTCCATGTGCATGATGCAaccaaattaagcatggcatggctTTGATGTCCTTGCTACCCAGCTCACGCAGTCACGCTGCATGCGCTCATTCTTGTCCCCTTGCGCAACTGCTTGCTCTGGACTTACTCTCTGGTTGTCGTCGCGCGTGCAGTCCGGCTGCTGCAAGCCGCCGACGGCGTGCGGGTACGCGTACGTGTCCCCGACGGTGTGGGCCAGCCCGGCAAACCCGGCGGCGGACGCGGACTGCGGCGCCTGGAGCAACGACCCGCGGCAGCTCTGCTACTGGTGCGAATCCTGCAAGGCCGGCATGCTGGGCACCCTGCGCGACCAGTGGCGCCGGGCCAACgtggcgctcgtcgccgccaccgtCGCGCTCCTCGTCGTCTACGTCATCGGCTGCAGCGCCTTCAAGAACGCCCAGACCGAGGACCTCTTCCGCCGCTACAAGTGGAGCAACAACACCTGACGCTGATAGATGTACCAATCCCGAACGAAGGAAGGAGTTCTCTGGTGGCAGTACCAGTGCTAGTATGCTGACATTGTGCACTAGTATGATTATCGGACGAACCAGTGTAGATTATGTAGTGGGAAGTACTAAGGTTGAAAGAAGTTTCACTCTCGTGAGTTGTATTTGGCCACTAGACCTGGTGCATTCGCTAGTGCCATGGTTTATGGCTAGAGCTATAGTGTGGTGAGATTTCTCGGTTTTCAGGTCGGTTAATGGAGACATTTTCACCCAAAATTCTCGATGAAATGCAGTGTACGTTCAGATTTGTGATTGTTTCAaggcaaaaataaataaatcatgattgTGGTATGAGTGGCAAATTTGTAGCGGCCATGCCTTGGTCCAAAAATATAGTGCAttttctaggccatatattaatCAACACAGGTCCTTACAAACTCACACATACAGATGGGGagttttcaaaaaaagaaaaatatcaCTAATTCTACCTTCTATtctcatactcccttcgttcctacatatttgtctttttagagatttctattcgactaccacatacggatgtatatagacatattttagagtgtagattcactcattttgctccgtatgtagtcacttgttaaaatctctagaaagataaatatttaggaacggaggaaataTATACCATGAGACTTGTAATATGATTCGTGATCTTCCAACCAATCTCTTGACCTATTAAAGGTGTCATTTCTTGATAGTACATAACATTGCATAAGTCAACCCAATCAACTACAAAAAAATGCAAGTCAACCCAATAAAATTACATTTTATTTCTTGAGAGGGCCGAAATCTTCTTCCTTCTGCATCCATCGGAGACTTGCCGTGGGTAGGAAGAGAATTGGCTCTGTTACCATGTGAGAAAGAATAAATGGCAATTGTATATGTTGCCTTTTTTGGGTCGCACCTCTCTCATATATACGAGGGGATTACATGGCATGAAGTAATTACAGAATGAATGCCTATACGAGACAACTCTCAATCATCTATACAAAGGAAACTATCAATTACATGATTTAACATAGCTTGATGCTGCCACTAGGCCTCCGCCTTGGCGGAGCAAACTTTCTTGAACCCGGGAGCTTGTAGAAGCAACGGCCGGGAAGTCGTTGATGCATACCATTATTCCTACAGAGGGTCGACGTCACCGTAGCGCTGCCCTAACAAAGGCCCtaagacaacataaagcccatcgCCGCCCAGGATCCCGTCATGAGGCCCACTTCTCCGATGACCAGACCAGGTCAGGTCAGAGATGAGCCACAAGCTCGGACTAACCATCGCCAACGCACACATGGCAGAAACATGAAGTGGCCGGCCCTCCCGAACATACCCTGTGCTCCACAAGGGCACCACAACTTGGAAGGACCTCCCTGCTGCCGCCGATGCGGCGCGGGCTTTGCCCAGCACGTACCGTGGCGGAGGAATAGATGCGATCTAGGTCTCCCTGGCGGCGCAAGAGGAGAAACTCCGCTTCATGACTTTACGGGGTTATGTTTAGCTATATTAGATGGCTATTAATAGGTTGATTACCGAAGCATGCAGACGTGTTTTTCGAAAGGGGAAGATAAACCTCTCGGCCTCGTACCTTGAGAtacatacaaacttatttttactAAAGTTGATGCAAAGCAATGAGAGGAAATCATTAACATGCAGAGTACACAACATAGACAAGTAAGGTAGAACTATTACGAGATATAAATAACACATACGATTGAGTAAATCTCTTCACAACACCTTCCAGAAGGGATAGAGTACTCACGCCACCGTTGTCATGTCCGACCAAAGACGACTAGAACAAGGCTTCTCATCCTGGGTGACGAGACTAGCAATGAAGCCTAGAACATTGACATGGAGACACACCAAAAAGGTAATGAAACTATTTGTCACCGGTGAATCCGACCAAATAATGGCCCAGACAAGTGTTTTCACCCCACACATGAAACGATGTTCCAAACACGAACTCACAGTCAGATTGTTTGATAGCTACACCAGCGAGTATTCTATGCAGAACAACCATGGTGTCCACGAGCGGAGGTCGCGCACTTCTCTCGGCGCCCACTGCAACCACACACGAAAGTTGTGCATGCCCAATGGAACCACCTAGCCAACTGCCTCCCAAGGAAGAGACCCCCGCCACCATCACCGTTGACTAGATGAGGTAGCTATTGGTGCTAGCGGATGGGTGTGATATCCCCCCTCCCGCAGAAGATCGCCTCCACGGTATCAAGGAGGAACCATACTCATGTCGCGGATCTGGCAGCTGTCGTTGAAGCTCTTGAGTCATTCGTGCCTAGACCAATGTATGTAAATAGTGAAAACTTTTCTTCGACATGGCTACTTTAGGTAATTGAATTTCAAAATAATAGCAGGTTGTGTATAGACTGGGGGTGTCCCTCTTTTAAAAATAATCATATGAATAAATATTCCATGATATTCGAATGACATTGATTTGGCAAAGTGTATGTTGATAAAtttctctataaacttgatcatagCTTACAATGTTTTACTTAAAACGAAACTAAAATACATTATATTTTGGACCGAGTACTATATCAAATTTATGGAAATATATTTTTAATGAGAACTAATTTAAGTTTCCGTTAATTAACAGCGACCTGTTCACAAGTTCAAGTCATCTTGTCCGGGTTCAGGGCGCAACTCTGACCTAGTACAATGTAAGAGAGTTTACCAGAGTTCTTTTTGCATAATTAAACATCATGGGAAAAGTAGGCTTTCACAAGATTCAATGGCATACTACTATTTAAGCTTCATTTAATTAATATCGACCTATTCCCAAGTTTATTTTGCATTGCAATCATGTTGTCTGGATTCAGGGCACACCTTTTCCACTCGGAACCCATACATGGCACACTTTTGACCGAGTGCAGTGCAAGAGAGCTTAGCAGAGTTTCCTTTTCCTTTAACATAGGAGATGTTTGCACGGACATTTCcttcttttcaaaaagaaaatacaATGCCAAATAACAGTTTGACTTGGATAAAATTCCATTAAAAAATTTCTTTGGTGAGTGAATGGGTAGCACTATCAATGTAGAATTAAATTTGTGGTTCCATGGGTACAATAAAAATGTCGAGTTGTTTAGATTACCACCACTAATCCGTAGCATCAACGTTAAGCAGCATACATTAGAAATGAAGTATCACTATCAAGTACTAGTAAGAGTGGCCTAGGCACGATACACATCGAATGGCGGACGGCAAGTTTTAAAAAACTGGGATATTATTACTCCATGAATGCAATTAAGTAAGATGCATAAGAAATACAGTACCACTATCATAATTTAATACGCTAAATCAATTGTGCCGAGACAAACATGGTACTGAAAAAAACTGAAAAACTGAAAATAATGTTACTTGATGGGTTGTCCATGCAGAGTTCTTAGGATGAATTAAGCTTTTGGATAAACAACTAAAGAAACTAATGTAAGCTTTGACAAGATTCCATGGCATAATTTGATATAAGCTTAATTAACAGCGTCCTTTTCACTAGCTGAAGTCATCTTGTTCGGATTCAGGGCACACTTTGGAGTTTTTTTTTCTCAAAAAAGTTATTTTTTTTCTTGAAATGTTTGCATTTTCGTGCCTTTTCAAAATGATAAAATACTGTACTCTACAATTGACCTGGACAATTTTCCATGCATTAATTTCTTTGATGCATGAATGGGGAGCATTACCAGTGTTGAATTCGGGATTTTATGGTTCCAAAAACTCTTGAATTGTTTAGGTGGCCACCACTAATCCGTGGAGATTATTCAAGCGGTTGACATATCTCTGGCCCTGATTTGCTCAAGTACACGTACGCCTTACATCCATGCACCCAGCCTGAGAATAATATCCCTTTCATTATTTAACATTGCCGTCCGAACTCCATTTTTATGTGCCTTGGCCGTCCGCATGAACCCTAAATTCTAACCTTCACTGCCCGTTCTCAGGCCTTCCATTGGCCGGGTATAAATGTCAACAAAGATATAATACTTCAGTATTACCCGTTCCTTCTCTCTAATCTGGGAATGGAAAGAAAACAATGGAGGATATATAACTAAAAAGTCAATTCGTGGGGTGCTAGACTACTAGGAGCAACTACATGCGAAGTGCACTCTGATTTTTCTGAAATAATTTTCATTCTATCAAGAAATGCAGCCGTTTGTGGATCCAATTATAAATATTTTTTATAGTCAATTTGACATAACTTATATTATCGGATAACATAGTAATATCAAGATGATACCAAGCACACCCAGTGTATACAAAAACATGATACCAGAAGGTAATCGAGACATCGAACAACCAAAACAAAGCGAAACAAAGTAAAAACATGAGCTAAAAAGCATACTTAGCGGTCAATGATTTGCAACAGCAGCCAACAACATCAAGCATAGCCACACCATTGAGAACAACAAACCACGGGAAGATTATCCAAAATGGCACATGGAGAAAAGATACGACGCAAGAGCACTACCATCGTCGGATCCAACAACTAAGGTTGGATCAAGGGTTTCACACTGAAGAGCAATGTGAGCATACTgcaaacaatgccttcaacaagaaaACGGCGTAGAAAGCACCATTGTCTTTCCTGCTACAAAAAATTGAATGTCTAACCTAGAGTTTTCACCTGACAGCTCGAGACTCGGCACTCTGTAAAGCACAACCAAGCCAATGTCTTCATGTG
Protein-coding regions in this window:
- the LOC123165561 gene encoding tetraspanin-2 gives rise to the protein MAVSNNITACLNFLALICTIPVVATGLWFASKQGAECARLARWPVAILGVLLLLVALAGFVGAYWNRQGLLAAYLFAMAALITLLLALLVFAFAVTHGSGAYDVPGRAYREYRLEGFSGWLRGYVAGDPRRWEGIRACLVASDTCKKLTMETAFFIAPEQFYQSDLSPLQSGCCKPPTACGYAYVSPTVWASPANPAADADCGAWSNDPRQLCYWCESCKAGMLGTLRDQWRRANVALVAATVALLVVYVIGCSAFKNAQTEDLFRRYKWSNNT